The Humulus lupulus chromosome 7, drHumLupu1.1, whole genome shotgun sequence region aaatcaacatacaaaataaacactatctagttacatattgtttcatcatcatcttaataatcttaaaaagattagaaactcataactagcatagaaaatacaaaccacaaaattacaaacataactaggaaaatttggaggaaaacccccaaattgttcctctaaaaatacatagaaaattaatccaaaagaaggagaagaagaagaagataaagaaAATTGAGTGGTCTTGAAAATGGGGTaagtgtgtagtgtaacctcccaAAAAATAAGCACcctcaaatggtcttgaaaattccctatttatagccaaaatgagagtattaaaataatcaatttaaattaattaaattgattaaattaataataatatgacaaatatgggtaaattttaggtgtaatgatgattttgggtaaaatgtgtagaaaagtttaggtaaaaaattggtattttagggacaaggggacaaaattGTAGTTTGATGGGCTCAAGGGGGCTGTGGCAGGTGGGTTGCAGGTGGCTGGCTGGTTTGGGGCAGATTGGGCCGAGTGGTTGGCGCAGTGTGGTCGGATGGCTGGCTGGGTGAGATGGGCTTCGGCCAGGAGCTGGGAAGGTGGGCCGAATGCTGGCAGGCCTGGGATCAGTTGGAGGCAGGCCTTGGAGCTTGGCAGCCGAGGAAGGCTGAAGATGTTGGCATTGGGCCTGGCTGGGCCGAGCTGGGAGCTACTGGAGGAGACGGGTTGGGCCAATTTTCAGTTTTACaacattttttcttcttctttttcttgccTTTCAAGagccaaaaaatacaacatatttcctataaaaaacataaattaaattaaaactaaatattttcaataatcaaatatacaacataagttccatgaaaatattaattaaaacttaatttatatttaacatttaagttcaataatacaacattttttttacctcaaattaaacaacaataattcaaataattaactacaacattttacaacaaaataactataaaaacaccaaaaaatatataaaatcaaaataaacgcaataaattcaaaattgctttaaaacttaataaatcaattaaaaactcaagaactaagcaacaattagcatataaaatatggtaaaataactctattttgtagagttatcacacccctaaacttaatattttgctagtcctcaagcaaaagaaaaattaaaacacacacacatttttttttattggtgatgtcaaatgttttcgtcaaaaattatataatggaaatagttaaaagaaaatcacaaataaaagttgtaacaccctgctaattagggtctattaccaagtgtgtttaaaaccagtgctggacttgctcaacaagtcatttggactaaacatgtgtttaagccactaagggtttagGTATTGAAAATTTTGATcaactcataaacatttccattaagttgtaaacatgttctttacatgggatcccaaaaacgttAGTTTAAAAGCTtattacaaaactcagattacacaataagccgtcctaagcgacaaaagctgggtttaaccctagttcctctgagcatctcggccgtggtggtcgagcggactgcatatgtacataccactgctaatgccctccgactcatggctggttgagcttctctttacctttacctgcactacaaagcacctgtgagccagaagactcagcaagaaaacataatcaacagttcagtgaataaaacaaccatcaaatagtaataactgaatccagtgcattcattaaacccaattggagaccatagagtcacacaagtgcatgttgcactttctttcaagttgttggcatccgagctagtcaagtgcatgttgtactcccagggtggcccagccatggtggcctgcactccacgtgcattatgccaatcttagcttataaactaagttccttatgcccttgatttataagtcaagccaccacgtgcctccaaattataatttgaagccttgggattctcaactaataaggatCTCCTAGAGCCCAtgatattctcaactaataagttgatccccacttaacatcctaataataccctagtttataaactaagcttcacaatcataacagacagtcacatgtttcatatagcatgCTTATCAAATagtcacacaatgcattataatacattcactcaatagtcataagcataatcataattatgcacgttacaacGTATCTAATCAGACAttcgcaacataattataatcatgttcatcaccttaactaagctctaaccatgcattcacataacaggtgcaattttcttacctttggtccgtatgcaAGTTATTAGCGACGACCCTCTGAGTACGACCCCCGATTCAATCCTTTAGCGTAAATCTAGTCACAACCGTGataaggaagttcccatcaataacaggtAAATAACAGCTTCCAGACCAATTCTTAGCcaccgggacattgaattccacttaacaaggaagtagaatcgatcctgagcccaaatggttaagttcccaatctaaaaatcccatttaaacaaaaattccccttaagagctgcgacccctcacacccgagccgcggcccgcctctaattccagaggctcggcctccctggaaaccaacgcgcgccgcggcgcgcccctgccTCCGAGCCCTGCTGGCTCAAAAATCCCTTCGCAGGCCGCGGATCACCACAAAAGAGCCGCGGCTCAccaccacgaacccagaaatttttgggtttttcttcaacTGAACCCAACTAAAACCCATCTAACTCCACCCTAACTTTCCACTTCAGTTCCCATAATTATCAAAACCCTTTCCAAAGACAAAACCCAGCCATATATCATAATAAAACTTATCAAAACCCACAAACTCAACCTTCCAACTATCTAACATGCATCAACACCataattctaaattattcagCAAAACTAACCATACAATTCCAGTTCAGAattcttacctcagctgtgatgaACACTTGAACCTAGCCTCTGTTTtcccccaagcctaacaccttgatttcccaagctttcctcttcAATTCCCCAAAAAACTATTCAAACACCCATGGAGCATAAAGAGaacgagggagagagaaagggagctgctgaattctttttcctttagtttccttAGTCTTCTCAGCAATCCTAGCTCACCCAAACACCACACTTAGCccaaaaatgaccattttgccccttgcCCTTATCTTATTCATCAAGTGTTTACAAGGGCAATTTTTCCTTTGCTTTAAATCCCGTCATCCACAATTTGCATcttataattcccgctacttccaatattctcacacggttaccaataaattcccattacccactaattcctggtaatgtactaaattactagaatacccctaagctcaccccgaaccgggtattaagaccctgttgtgacttttccgctaacttgctcatcgggaccgcctctcgttgagtaacccaaatatatccacataataatatggtctcaatcacacaagcacatatttgcatttataccccaaacgggtcaaattactaatatacccttcttataagaaacgggcccacatacacatatttaatatctttaacacacaagcataattatgttataatataattcacataattactcaattattgcctcccggccccataatccaggcactaagccctattaggaaatttgggatgttacaaaagtaaagcttatgtaattaatgaaaaagttaaaattgctttcaaaataaatatttaacatggaaacacaaaaacatcaaatcatcatgtgaacattagacaagcttatgcaaacaaaaatagaTTAAATCTCCATAAAcacatttttcttttatatataaatctcaaaagtttatttttcttatttttcaatgtgattttttttagagatttaaaaaatttaatgtttatataaactttgtccaaatatcacaataattcaaaatagaatagaaaagtgtcatataatgaaaaaaataaaaataacaataataataaatctataattaaacaaaaataactcaaaaattaaaaacaaagcttaagattTATTTATACTTTTCTGGGAAAGGATGTGTGCAAAAAtagagagtacttgagtactcctgGTGTGCAATCCTCGAGTGATGCGTGTCTACACTGGAGTGTTGAAGGTGGCATGATTTTCTAAATGTGGAGTTCAatagtttccttctcataggattcgaaccaacacttttgagggggcaaaatgttacacccaaattttgaggatgaataaatgagtctcgaaatgtaggctcgtaaagcgtaagCTCGAAGATAACAAGCAGTGGATGAACACTTGTAAAAATTTGCATGATTCCTGACTTGTTCTTGTTGGCAatcgagcacaagtttaaaaggctcaagcttaagcatcaagctcaAAAGAACAAATCTTCTTCGATGCACATGGGAGTTATTCGAGCTTTAGTTGTAAGTTTGAAGATGTTGGTCTCCGAAGATTGAGATCGATGAAATCAATGGCTAAGGAGGAGGCCGACTGGAATAGCGAGCTCAAAGtattggtcgatctcgaaagtgcgttaaccttgcattcgaggtTAGCAACGCATTTGGCACATGATTgctgttaggagatccctattccttagggatttgttgttatctagtattaaatcccaattatcataggatattatacatttaatgtatttattcacatttatttcaaatttaaaaaattaattttaacttCCCTGAGTTAGTGGAAGATATTCTCCTAACTAGGCCTATAAATATCCTGGTATTTTTCATTTGGACTGATGCACAATATTGTACTGGGAATACTCTGTTGAATTGctctgagaaagctttgagagagtattacgaatcaataatattgactcgtggactaggcagattttaactgctgaaccacgtaaaaatcctactgttcttttcttattttctaaatctttgtttagtgctcttcagatttaagttgacgaaaaacgacatcaacaaAAGTCAATCTCCATTAGTGTGTGGCGTGTCCTCATGAGTTGCTTGCTATAGAAGAACCAGGCAAACTCTCCCTCaaaataactcttttttttttattttgtgttttttttatttattaattttatttgtataatttttgtttaccactaatttttttcaaaagaaGAAAACCCCTCAGCAGTTACCTATTAGAGAGCCAAGCACATAGGTAGCCTTCTCCACGGGCACACAGTCCTAAGTGAAGGAGCAAACTACACAAAGCAAAGTGACCCAATGGTAGCTTTCACACTAAACCATATGGCTTCTCTAATAGAGGAGACAATTCAATGAAATTACCAAGAATGAGAAATCAAGCATCAATTAAGACTACAAGAAAGCATCAACAAGCCTACATCACTTTAAGACATATGACTATGAAAAGAAATTTGAAGAAAGACTCACATATGAAAATAACTATATTGCTTATTTTCGAATGCCACATGTTATTACTCAAACATACAAACTCCTATTGACTTTCTCAAGTGAacaaaagtttgtgaactcaAAGCCTTAGTAAACAAATCAGCTAGTTGACTTTTAGAAGCAACATGAGATAATACAATTGTTTTAGACTCAATTAACTGACGAAGGAAGTGGTGGCGGACATCGATGTATTTGGTGCGAAAATGTTGGACATGGTATTTGGAGAGATTGATGGCACTAGTATTGTCATAATAGATGGTCAGAGTGTCAAGAAAAAGACCATAATCACACAACATTTGTTTCATTCAAAGAAGTTGAGTGCAACAACTTCCTGTAGCAATGTACTTTGCTTCAGTAGTGGAAAGCGAGATGGGGTTTCGCTTTTTACTGTGCCAAGAAACCAGGTTGTTCCCCCACATAAAAACAGCCATCTGAAGTGCTTTTTCTATCATCAAGATTACCTTCCCAATCAGAGTCACTAAAACCAACCAAGGAAAGATTAGTATCACAAGAGTCCCAAAAACCAAAGTCAGTGGTACTAGCCAGGTATTTTAGAATTCTTTTCACAACAGTAAGATGGAATTCAGTAAGGGCAGATTGATATCTAGCACAAACTCCAACACTAAAACAAATATCAGGACGACTTGCAGTAATGTAAGGTAAACTCCCTATCATACTTCTATACAGTGTTGCATCAACTTTTTTACCTGTCTCGTCTCTGATCAGCTTGGTAGTGGTGCCCATAGGTGTGCGtgcatgtttttcattttctaaaccaAAATTTTGAGCATGTTTTTGGCATATTTTGATTGAGACAAGAAAATTCCATTGCCAAGTTGTTTAATTTGAAAACCAAGAAAGTAACTTAGTTCACCAACCATGCCCATTTCAAATTCCTTAGTCATTAGTTGAACAAAGGAGTGAGTGTGTGCATCACAAGCGGATCCAAATGCTATGTCATCTACATAGATTTGGGCACAAACTATACCAGGATTCAGAGGTTTAATAAACAACGTTTGATCAACATTACCTCTAGTATACCCATTTTCAAGCAAGTAGGTGGTGAGACGATCATACCATGCTCGAGGAGCTTGCTTAAGCCCATACAAATCCTTGTTCAGTTTGTAGACATGATCTCCATGATGAGGGTCCTCAAATCCAGGAGGTTGTGACACATAAGCCTCTTCCACAAGGATGCCAttcaagaaagcactcttggcaTTCATTTGGTATAACTTGAACTTCATGTAACACGCCACAACCAACAAAAGTCTTATAGATTCCAATCTAGCTACTGGAGCAAACATTTCCTCAAAGTCCACTCCCTCAATGTGAGTATACCCCTGAGCAACTAATCTGGCCTTATTGCACACCATATTTCCTACTTCATTAGTCTTATTTCTGAATATCCACTTAGTACCAATGATGTTGGCACCCAAAGGACGAGGAACAAGAGCCCACAATTCATTTCTATCAAATTTTTGAAGCTCATCTTGCATGGCATATATCCAGTGCTCATCTTTAAGGGCGTCCTTGACTGATTTAGACTCCATTGAAGAGAGATGACAAGCATTAGTAATTTCATTGGCTAGTTTCTTCTGAGTCACCATCACTGCATTTGGATTACCAACAATGGAGGATAAAGGATGAACTTTGGGTATCCATGTGGGTGGTCcctttttctgatgaattcctaaGTCAGAGGAGACAAAATTTTATGGAATGGAAGACCGGAAGCCTCAAAGGTTTTAGTGGTAGCATCAATTTCCTCAATTTAAGATTCACTTGGTTCATCTGTAGTTTGTGATGCAACAAGCAGAATGGATGTGTCGACAAGAGTgtg contains the following coding sequences:
- the LOC133791951 gene encoding uncharacterized mitochondrial protein AtMg00810-like — its product is MGTTTKLIRDETGKKVDATLYRSMIGSLPYITASRPDICFSVGVCARYQSALTEFHLTVVKRILKYLASTTDFGFWDSCDTNLSLVGFSDSDWEGNLDDRKSTSDGCFYVGEQPGFLAQ